CTCAAATCCTCCTTCATAAATCAGATCAACGATCAATTTCAATTCATGACATACTTCAAAGTATGCCAATTCTGGTTGGTAACCAGCTTCTGTCAACGTTTCAAATCCAGCTTCGATCAAGCTTGTTAAACCACCACATAATACTGCTTGTTCACCGAACAAATCAGTTTCAGTTTCTTCTTTAAAGGTTGTTTCTAACACACCAACACGTGTTGCGCCGATTCCTTTGGCATAAGATAAGGCAACATCACTGGCTTTTCCTGTTGCATCTTGATAAACCGCAAATAATGCAGGTACTGCAAACCCTTCTGTAAAGGTACGACGAACAAGGTGTCCTGGTCCTTTAGGAGCAACTAAGAAAACATCCACATCTTTTGGTGGGTTGATTACATCAAAATGAATATTGAAGCCGTGTCCGAAAGCTAACGCGTTACCTGCTTCTAGATTTGGTGCAATCTCTTTGTCATAAAGATCTCCTTGAATTTCGTCTGGTGCTAAGATCATTACAACATCTGCTTTTTTAGATGCTTCTTCAACAGATAATACGTCGAAACCATCATTACGAGCAGCTTCTGATGATTTTCCTTCACGGATTCCGATGATCACTTGATTACCGTTATCTCTTAGGTTTTGCGCATGAGCATGACCTTGTGAACCATAACCGATGATTGCAATTGTTTTTCCTTCTAATTGATTGTTCTCTACTGAATTATCGTAATATACTTTTGCCATTGTTGAACCCTCCAAATTTTTTATGCTTATAAGCGTATGCTTTAAGACCCATTTTTAGTTGTTGCCTCTGGTAAATCCAGTGACGCCTGTTCTTGCTAATTGTTTGATGCCATATGGTGCGACAACATCAACGAAAGCACTGATTTTTTCACTCGTTCCTGTAACTTGAATCACCACTGAGCGAGTGCCGACATCGATCACATTGGCTCTAAACGGATCGATCACTGAGAATAATTCAGCGCGAACTGCTGCTGGTGCATTGACTTTTACCAATGCTAATTCTCTTTCTAAATGCGCTTCATCTGTGATATCTGAAACTTTAATCACATCGATTTGTTTATTTAATTGTTTAGTGACCTGTTCTGCTTCTTTTAAATCTGATACTTGAACCACTATGGTGATTCGTGATACATGATCTAACTCTGTTGGACCAACTGAAATACTGTCGATGTTGACTTGTCTGCGTGTCAGCACGCCACTGAAGCGATTCAAGACACCAGAATTATTATTGACTGTTGCTGTAATGATCCGTTTCATTTTAGTCCACCCCCAGCATTTGATAGTTAGCTTTGCCAGCCGGAACCATTGGTAGTACATGTTCAGTTGGCGAAACCATCACTTCGATCAAAATCGAACCAGTTTCTTTAAATGCCTCAGTCAAATCAGCTTCAATGGTCGCCGGATTATCAAGCCTAACGCCTTTGATATGATAAGCTTCTGCCATTTTAACAAAGTCTGGTTGGCTCTCAAAGACAGATTCTGAACGACGTTCGTTAAAGAAACTTTCCTGCCACTGGCGAACCATCCCTAATGATTGATTGTTTAGGATCACAATCTTGATTGGACTATTATAAATGTTCAAAATAGCTAATTCTTGATTGGTCATTTGGAAACCGCCATCACCTACGAATAATACGACTTCCTTATCTGGACACCCTAATTTTGCACCGATTGCCGCTGGAATGCCATACCCCATTGTCCCAAGACCACCACTAGTAATCAATTGCTTCTCATTTTTGAATGGATAAAATTGAGCTGCCCACATTTGATGTTGACCTACATCGGTTGCAACAATCGCTTCACCCTTCGTCAATTCACCGATGAATTCGATGACTTTTTGCGGCTTGATTTCAGTGGTTTGCTCTTTATCGTATTTAAACGGATGTAATTTTTTTCTAGAAAGATTTAATTTTTTCCAATCAGTCGTATCGCTGCATGTGACTTCGATTTTCAGCATTTCTTTTAAGGTCTCTTTGGCATCGGCTACAATCGGAATTTGTGTCTCAATGATTTTCCCAATTTCAGCTGGATCGATATCCACATGAGCAATCATTGCATTTGAAGCAAATTCTTTTGGTGCACTGGCTAAACGATCATCAAAACGAGAGCCGATATTAATCAGCAAATCGCAATCTGTCAGCGCCATATTGGCTGCAAACGATCCATGCATACCACCCATCCCTAAGAATAATTCGTGTTCAGTTGGGATAGCCCCTAACCCTAGTAAAGAACTCAATGCTGGTACTTGATATTTATTGATAAATGCTACTAATTCTTTTCCCGCATCAGCGTGTAAGACACCCGCACCTACAAGTACTAGTGGTTTTTTGGCTATAGCAAGAGCTTCCATCAATTTTTTCACCTGAAGCTTATTCGGTTTCAAGGTTGGTTGATAGCTTGGTAAGTTTAGTTTGACCTCAATCTCTGCATCTGATTCCATTATAGTGATATCCTTTGGTAAATCGATCACAACTGGTCCTTTTCTGCCCGTTGTTGCAATATGAAAGGCTTCTTCGATAATTCTTGGTAGCTCTTTGGTTTCTCTAACCTGATAATTATTTTTGGTGATGGGCATGGTTAATCCGATCACATCGGCTTCCTGAAAAGCATCTTTTCCGATACCATCTGTGAGAACTTGACCTGTAAACACAACCATTGGAATCGAATCACTCATCGCATCCGCAATCCCGGTAATTGCATTCGTTGCACCAGGACCGCTGGTTACGATCACAACACCAGGTTTACCAGTTGCTTTAGCGTAACCTTCAGCCGCATGTACAGCGCCTTGTTCATGTCGCGTCAAAATATGAGGAATATCGCCATCATATAAAGCGTCATATAAAGGAAGGACTGCTCCACCAGGATAACCAAAAATCATTTCTACCTTTTGCTTCAACAACGCTTCTATCAAAATCTTTGAGCCATTTTTCATTTTTCTTCGTTGTTCTGCCATGAGCTTCCCTCCTCTAGTCTAGCAAATCTTCTGGAATCTGCATGATTCCGCCTGTATGAGCTGAAGTTACCAATGCTGTATAACGTGCTAAGTATCCTGTTTTTACCTTAGCTTTGAATTTCGGCAATTGGTCATTTCGTTTCGCCAACTCTTCATCAGAAACATGTAGTTCTAGTGTTCTATTGATTAAATCGATTTCGATTTCGTCACCATCTTTTACCAAAGCGATTGGACCACCTGCAGCTGCTTCTGGAGAAATATGTCCTACAGCAATTCCCCGAGTTGCTCCAGAGAATCGGCCATCAGTGATCAAGGCAACATCTTTACCTAAACCACGTCCAACGATACTCGATGTTGGTGCCAACATCTCTGGCATACCAGGACCGCCCTTTGGTCCTTCATAACGAATCACAACAACATGTCCTTTGGTTACTGTATGATCATCGATTGCAGCAACAGCTTCATCATGGGAACTGAAACAAATCGCTTTTCCAACAAATTTTTTGATTGATGGATCAACACCACCAACTTTGATCACACTGCCTTTAGGTGCAATATTGCCATATAAAATCGATAAACCACCGACTGGGCTGTATGGATTTTCTTTTGGATGGATGACTTCTTCATTTTTGATTACAGCATCCTGAACATTTTCACGAATCGTTTTTCCTGTAACCGTGATTCGATCTGGATGAATAGCATTACCTAGATCAACTAACTCTTTCATGATTGCTGGAACGCCGCCTGCTTCATGTACATCATGCATTGAGTACGCAGAAGAGGGTGCAATTTTAGAAAGGTATGGAACACGCTCTGCAATTGCATTGACTTCCTCCAGGTTATAATCAATCTCAGCTTCATTAGCGATCGCTAAGGTATGCAAGACAGTATTTGTTGAACCGCCCATTGCCATATCTAAAGCAAAAGCATCATCAATTGCTTCTTTCGTAATGATATCTCTTGGTTTCACCTGATTTTTAACTAGGTCCATCAAATGAAAAGCGGATTTTCTAACTAATTCTCTACGTTCATCTGATACAGCTAAAATCGTACCATTACCCGGTAAAGCCATTCCTAAAACTTCCATCAAACAGTTCATAGAGTTTGCCGTAAACATTCCTGCACATGAACCGCAAGTTGGGCAAGCATTTTGTTCCATAAAATTAAATTCTTCTTCAGTCATTTTACCTTCTTTAAAAGTACCGACCGCTTCAAACATATTAGAAAGTGTGGTTGTATGTCCTCTTGGGTCAACGCCTGCTTTCATAGGTCCGCCTGAACAAAAAATGGCTGGAACATTGGTCCGAACACTGGCCATCAACATTCCTGGAGTGATTTTGTCACAGTTTGGGATGTAAAAAACACCATCAAACCAATGAGCATTAATGACAGTTTCTGCAGCATCTGCAATAATTTCTCGACTTGGCAGTGAATAACGCATACCAATATGTCCCATAGCAATCCCATCGTCTACACCGATCGTATTGAATTCAAAAGGAATTCCTCCCGCTTCACGGATTGCTTCTTTTGCCACATCCGCTAATTCTCTCAAATGCACATGACCCGGGACAATATCAATATAAGAATTGCAAATTGCAATAAACGGCTTGTCCATATCTTTGGCATTTTTAACCTGTCCAGTCGCATAAAGCAAGCTTCTAGCAGGGGCGGCTTCGATTCCTTTTTTGATTTGATCACTACGCATGTTTCATCCACTCCAATTCTGTTATCTGCAGAGAATTCCATTTTTCAGATTCTTCTGCTTCAGTTTCTTATTTATGCATTGCCTCTTTACAGCACAGCACTTTCTACAAAAAAAACATCCCATCGATTAAATGGGATGTCTTAGTAAGAACCCCATCTACCAAAGACAAACAGGACTCAAACATCTGCGAAATTTCTCAGTGTTCTAAGTCCTACACGATAAAATAATGACTAATACGTGGTTGTTGTTTGTCTTTTTCATGGCAATGGTCTCCTCTTTTATAAAATCTATAAAGATTAAAATAGCATGTGATAAATAAAAGCTTTTGTTAACTATAAACCGAATAAATGAGAATGTCAATAAAATTTGATAAAAAGATTCAGAAAATTCTAAAAACATCCGTATTAATTTTCTTACTTATCGTTTGTATTTTTGACTATATAAAAAAAGACACCCCAAATGATTGGAGTGCCACCTATTTTTAACCTCTTTGGAAATAATATAACGGTTTATGCGTTAATCGCTTCATTTGTCGTTTCTTGTCTTCGATGATTGAAAGTAACTCATCTGAAAAACTTTCTAAGATGACCCGACCGCCTTTATACGTACTGCCGCCCATTGAGATCACTTCATCAGGCGTTAAAATGACTTTTCTATGTGCAATTTTTTTGAAAAACTCTTCAATCAAGTATGTAGGCAAATAGAAATTATTTTGAGCCGAAAACGATTCTAAATAGATAAAATCGTCGATACTGATATAACAATCATCCATTGAAATAAAATTGACTGATTTGTCGACATAGATGTCTCTTTTTTGGAGGATCTCATTGATTTTCTTGTTCAGAAGATTCAATGTCTCTATTTCCTTGACATAGTTTTCTAGTTCTCGATACCGGACAGCCTTACGCTCCTCATAGGTCACACGTAATGCTACGCCGACTGATACGATCACAGCACCGATCAAAACACCTGTAATACCTGCAATAAAAACAACCATTGGGATTCCCTCACTCTTTTCATTCTTGTTTTTTTAGTATAACACACTCTTTCATATGCGCAAAAAATAAGAGAAGAATTAGTTATTTCACTTAGTTTTTTATTTTCTTTTGTATATTCTAATTATCTACTTTATTAAAAGGTCTAGATTACCCATTCCATTAATGATATAATATGACAGTAGTAATATTATATATGAGAGTTGGGAAGTTAATATGGGGAAAAAAGTTATTAAGTTGGATTTCGATGATGTTGTTATCGCAAATGAAGATGGAAGTACGACACGCGCACTGTATGAATGGTTTAATTTTAAACCAGAAATTGGTGATCTTGTCGATGTATTTGAAGATGGTGACGAATTAATCATCCACAAAGCAGAAAAGGCTGTAAGTGCAACTGACAATTTACAAGACAAAATCAATATCAACATTGTTAATGAAAATAACAATACACAATCAGTTGGTGGCTATGTACAGCATGGCAGAGTCGTTAACAAATGGATTTATTTTATCTTAGCATTTTTCTTAGGTGGTCTAGGTGTTCATAAATTCTATTCTGGCTTTTCTGGAAAAGGCATTATGTACTTAGTATTCTGTTGGACAACTATTCCTGCAATTATTGCATTTTTTACATCAATTGCTACATTACTTAAACCTGCTGATCAAAACGGAAACATTGTTGTAACTTCATAATAATCAAACAAAAAAACTTAGGATATGTAGTGACTCCCAAAAGTTAGACTTTTTGTAGAGTGGATTTTTCCACTCTATTTTTTATGTAGTCTTTTGATTGAATTGTCGAAACTCTACAGGACTTTTTCAATTCAATTTTTCTTTGATCCGGTGATGATTATAATAATAAATGTAGTTCTCGATTGCTTTTCTTAACTCATTTTGACTTTACCATGATACAATTCTTGCTTTAAGATACAGAAAAAATTCTCCTATGGAGAATTATCTAAACAGGTTTCTTTTCGAGACATATTTTGAAAAATACAGGTGTCCTTTAATGTTTGTCTATAGGTATTCATTTGATAAGCCCAACCTAGATCAGAGTGGAAGGTGCGACGATAAGGACAATCATTCGTTTGAGACATAGCTTCTTATAGACCAGTCATAATTGGCTACTTCTTGATAGGATAACTCTGTATTTAAATACAACTCTATAGCATCTAACTTAAATTGAACAGAATAATTTTTATTTTTTAGACTACGAAGCAGTCCTTCTTCACCAAATTCTTTATAGGCATTGATCCATTTTCTTATTTAAGAATTATCTTTAAACCCATACTTTTTCTGGAGAAAATGTGTACCTCCATGACCTGATAAGTAGTCATAGACAAATTTAAGTTTAAATTCAAACGTGTGTTTTGCCATACAAAAAAAACTCCAATCCAAAAGTTAGACTTTCAGGTCTAACTTTTGGATTAGAGGTGCAATATTCTAAAGTTTTTTTACCAAAAACTCCTTATTTTTTTGTTTAACCTTGTGCATTAATGTTGACCTTTTTTGACCAATAAAGTATACTTTTTTTAAGCATTAAGGTATGCTTTGTGATAAAATGATTTTGAAGAGTTTTTTATATAGGAGGAATATACTATGAATTTAATACCAACAGTCATTGAACAGTCATCTCGTGGAGAAAGAGCGTATGACATTTATTCACGATTATTAAAAGATAGAATCATTATGTTGAGTGGTCCGATCGATGATAATGTAGCCAACTCAGTTATTGCGCAATTACTATTTTTGGATGCGCAAGACTCTGAAAAAGATATCTATATTTATATCAATTCACCAGGCGGAAGTGTTTCTGCTGGTTTAGCTATTTTCGATACAATGAATTTTGTTAAAGCAGATGTTCAAACAATCGTCCTTGGCATGGCTGCTTCTATGGGGAGTTTCTTACTAACAGCTGGTACAAAAGGCAAACGTTTTGCCTTACCAAACGCTGAAATTATGATCCATCAACCGCTAGGCGGCGCTCAAGGTCAAGCAACTGAGATCGAAATCGCAGCGAAACACATTCTTGACACGCGCGATCGCTTAAATAAAATTTTAGCAGAGCGCACGGGTCAACCACTTGAAGTCATCGAACGTGATACTGATCGTGATAACTTTATGACAGCTCAACAAGCAAAAGAATACGGCTTGATCGATGAAGTAATGGAAAATAGTAGCTCATTAAGCAAATAAACTCAATGCCCAAAATTTCTTTTAAGAATTTTGGGCATTTTTATTTAAACTACGAACAAAAAGCGCTACACTAAAGAGAGAAGAAATGAAAGGATGGTATTAAAATGGATATTTCAGTAATTGATGCAACAAAAGTTACAACAGAGAACGGTTTAGCTATTGGTAATGATTCAGCACCCGTAAAAATGGTAGAATTTATGAATGTTCGTTGCCCTTATTGTAAAAAATGGTTTGAAGAATCTTTTGACTTGTTAAATGAATATGTTAAAGCCGGTAAAGTTCAACGAATCATCAAACTTTTAGATAAAGAAAAAGAAAGTTTGCAACGTGGTAATGTCATGCATCATCATATCAATTATGATCTACCTGAAAAGGGTTTAACTGATTTAAAACAAATGTATGATACCCAAGATCAATGGGGACATCTTTCTTTAGAAGATGTCGCGATATTTGCAGAAGATAATTTGCAACTAGCTAAAAAAGAAGAACCTGCAATTGTTCAAGCCATCGTAGCGGAAGCGGAAGCTGCTAATATTAAATTTGTGCCAACCATCGTAATTGGTGAGCATATCTTTGATGAGTCAGTGACAAAAGAAGAATTAATTCGCTACATTGAAGGGAACTAAAAAAGTGAGACAAAGCTATTTAGGCTTTGTCTCACTTTTTTTATTTTCATGATCGGTATTTACGCTTTTATCTATTGAGGCATCTTCCACTTCTTTTTTAGCATCTTGACCAAAGCTCAAAATCTTATCTACATCTTCTTTTCCAAGAAAAGTCCCTAGTCCTTCTCCCAGTTGTTTGATTTGCCTCATGATAAAATCTTTATCTTCTACACCCATCCTACTCACCTAGCCCTCTGCTATTTGGATTTAGCCTTCTACACGGAACTATGCACTTTTTTCTCTTAGTTTATCTGCAAATTCATTGATTTTACGAATCCGATGATTGATGCCAGATTTCGAAATAGCGCCAGATGGAATCATCTCACCCAACTCTTTCAAACTGACTTCCGGATATTCTAAGCGTAATTCTGCAATCTCCTGCAGTTTCTCCGGTAAAGCTGAGAGTCCAACAACACTTTCAATATATTGGATATTTTCAATTTGTTTCGATGCTGCATCGATGGTTTTATTTAGATTTGCGGTTTCACAATTTACTAAACGATTCACTGAATTACGCATGTCTCGAACGATACGGACATCTTCAAATTTTAGCATTGAATTAGTCGCACCAATCAAGGTTAAAAAATCAGCAATTCTTTCGGCACCTTTCAAATAAGAAATGTAACCATTGCGCCGCTCCAACGTCCGGGCATTTAAGTCATAGTAGTTCAGCATCTGGCAAATATCGTCATTATGTTCTTCGTAAATCGAAAATATTTCCAAATGATAACGACTTGTTTCCGGATTATTGACCGAGCCGGAAGCCATAAACGCTCCTCTTAAATACGATCTCATTTTTTGTGCATTCCCGATAATATCATCGGATACATGGGTGTTGAACATCATGCCATCTAAAATATCCAAATCTGCTAGGACACTTTTCGTGTCTTGCTTTAGTCGAACGATATATACGTTATTTTTTTTTAGTTTCATTTTTTTGCGGACTAACAATTCCGATCGAACATCGTAATGATCTTTTAAAAGAGAATAGATTCGTCTGGCAATCGCTGCATTTTCAGTTTGAACATTCAGTACAAATTGCTGGTTTACAATACTTAATGATCCGTTCATCCGAATCAAAGCAGCTAACTCAGCCCGAGCGTGCTCTCGATGAACCTCCAATGTCGTCAGTTCTTTTTTTACATCTGCTGCAAATGACAAGTTTCAGCCCTCCTCTCTTATTGATAAGTCCTTAATATCTTGCGCCAAATACAATTCGGAATAATTCGTCTACTACTTTATCCCCATCATGAAAAACGCCACCATCACGTAGCTTTAA
The DNA window shown above is from Enterococcus sp. 12C11_DIV0727 and carries:
- the ilvC gene encoding ketol-acid reductoisomerase; translation: MAKVYYDNSVENNQLEGKTIAIIGYGSQGHAHAQNLRDNGNQVIIGIREGKSSEAARNDGFDVLSVEEASKKADVVMILAPDEIQGDLYDKEIAPNLEAGNALAFGHGFNIHFDVINPPKDVDVFLVAPKGPGHLVRRTFTEGFAVPALFAVYQDATGKASDVALSYAKGIGATRVGVLETTFKEETETDLFGEQAVLCGGLTSLIEAGFETLTEAGYQPELAYFEVCHELKLIVDLIYEGGFEKMRNSISNTAEYGDYVSGPRVVTAEAKANMKEVLTDIQNGKFAKGFIDDNKNGFKEFNQMRKENAGHPIEKVGAELRKMMPFVSRED
- the ilvN gene encoding acetolactate synthase small subunit gives rise to the protein MKRIITATVNNNSGVLNRFSGVLTRRQVNIDSISVGPTELDHVSRITIVVQVSDLKEAEQVTKQLNKQIDVIKVSDITDEAHLERELALVKVNAPAAVRAELFSVIDPFRANVIDVGTRSVVIQVTGTSEKISAFVDVVAPYGIKQLARTGVTGFTRGNN
- the ilvB gene encoding biosynthetic-type acetolactate synthase large subunit, which codes for MAEQRRKMKNGSKILIEALLKQKVEMIFGYPGGAVLPLYDALYDGDIPHILTRHEQGAVHAAEGYAKATGKPGVVIVTSGPGATNAITGIADAMSDSIPMVVFTGQVLTDGIGKDAFQEADVIGLTMPITKNNYQVRETKELPRIIEEAFHIATTGRKGPVVIDLPKDITIMESDAEIEVKLNLPSYQPTLKPNKLQVKKLMEALAIAKKPLVLVGAGVLHADAGKELVAFINKYQVPALSSLLGLGAIPTEHELFLGMGGMHGSFAANMALTDCDLLINIGSRFDDRLASAPKEFASNAMIAHVDIDPAEIGKIIETQIPIVADAKETLKEMLKIEVTCSDTTDWKKLNLSRKKLHPFKYDKEQTTEIKPQKVIEFIGELTKGEAIVATDVGQHQMWAAQFYPFKNEKQLITSGGLGTMGYGIPAAIGAKLGCPDKEVVLFVGDGGFQMTNQELAILNIYNSPIKIVILNNQSLGMVRQWQESFFNERRSESVFESQPDFVKMAEAYHIKGVRLDNPATIEADLTEAFKETGSILIEVMVSPTEHVLPMVPAGKANYQMLGVD
- the ilvD gene encoding dihydroxy-acid dehydratase; amino-acid sequence: MRSDQIKKGIEAAPARSLLYATGQVKNAKDMDKPFIAICNSYIDIVPGHVHLRELADVAKEAIREAGGIPFEFNTIGVDDGIAMGHIGMRYSLPSREIIADAAETVINAHWFDGVFYIPNCDKITPGMLMASVRTNVPAIFCSGGPMKAGVDPRGHTTTLSNMFEAVGTFKEGKMTEEEFNFMEQNACPTCGSCAGMFTANSMNCLMEVLGMALPGNGTILAVSDERRELVRKSAFHLMDLVKNQVKPRDIITKEAIDDAFALDMAMGGSTNTVLHTLAIANEAEIDYNLEEVNAIAERVPYLSKIAPSSAYSMHDVHEAGGVPAIMKELVDLGNAIHPDRITVTGKTIRENVQDAVIKNEEVIHPKENPYSPVGGLSILYGNIAPKGSVIKVGGVDPSIKKFVGKAICFSSHDEAVAAIDDHTVTKGHVVVIRYEGPKGGPGMPEMLAPTSSIVGRGLGKDVALITDGRFSGATRGIAVGHISPEAAAGGPIALVKDGDEIEIDLINRTLELHVSDEELAKRNDQLPKFKAKVKTGYLARYTALVTSAHTGGIMQIPEDLLD
- a CDS encoding TM2 domain-containing protein; translated protein: MGKKVIKLDFDDVVIANEDGSTTRALYEWFNFKPEIGDLVDVFEDGDELIIHKAEKAVSATDNLQDKININIVNENNNTQSVGGYVQHGRVVNKWIYFILAFFLGGLGVHKFYSGFSGKGIMYLVFCWTTIPAIIAFFTSIATLLKPADQNGNIVVTS
- the clpP gene encoding ATP-dependent Clp endopeptidase proteolytic subunit ClpP — protein: MNLIPTVIEQSSRGERAYDIYSRLLKDRIIMLSGPIDDNVANSVIAQLLFLDAQDSEKDIYIYINSPGGSVSAGLAIFDTMNFVKADVQTIVLGMAASMGSFLLTAGTKGKRFALPNAEIMIHQPLGGAQGQATEIEIAAKHILDTRDRLNKILAERTGQPLEVIERDTDRDNFMTAQQAKEYGLIDEVMENSSSLSK
- a CDS encoding DsbA family protein; its protein translation is MDISVIDATKVTTENGLAIGNDSAPVKMVEFMNVRCPYCKKWFEESFDLLNEYVKAGKVQRIIKLLDKEKESLQRGNVMHHHINYDLPEKGLTDLKQMYDTQDQWGHLSLEDVAIFAEDNLQLAKKEEPAIVQAIVAEAEAANIKFVPTIVIGEHIFDESVTKEELIRYIEGN
- the whiA gene encoding DNA-binding protein WhiA; translated protein: MSFAADVKKELTTLEVHREHARAELAALIRMNGSLSIVNQQFVLNVQTENAAIARRIYSLLKDHYDVRSELLVRKKMKLKKNNVYIVRLKQDTKSVLADLDILDGMMFNTHVSDDIIGNAQKMRSYLRGAFMASGSVNNPETSRYHLEIFSIYEEHNDDICQMLNYYDLNARTLERRNGYISYLKGAERIADFLTLIGATNSMLKFEDVRIVRDMRNSVNRLVNCETANLNKTIDAASKQIENIQYIESVVGLSALPEKLQEIAELRLEYPEVSLKELGEMIPSGAISKSGINHRIRKINEFADKLREKSA